A stretch of the bacterium genome encodes the following:
- a CDS encoding bifunctional nuclease family protein, with translation MKKVYVDGVVLNILTSTPIVILKSENGKVLPIVVGIFEAQSILFVLEKAKFPRPLTHDLMKIIIEKLKGKIQKLEIHSLKENVYYADLVIEVNGKIERIDCRPSDGIAIALRFDVPIFASEDLLENPDIIKYYDSDDFIKSNKFDRPIDKKEAEEFRKIIENLSAKEFWKRLKEEK, from the coding sequence ATGAAGAAGGTATATGTTGATGGAGTTGTTTTAAATATTTTGACCAGCACTCCGATAGTTATTTTGAAGAGTGAAAATGGGAAAGTACTGCCAATAGTTGTTGGAATTTTTGAAGCACAGTCAATTTTATTTGTTCTTGAAAAAGCAAAGTTTCCAAGGCCGCTTACACACGATTTGATGAAAATTATTATAGAAAAACTTAAAGGTAAAATTCAAAAACTTGAAATTCATTCTCTTAAGGAAAATGTTTATTATGCAGACCTTGTGATTGAAGTAAATGGAAAGATTGAAAGGATTGATTGTAGACCCAGTGATGGAATTGCAATTGCATTAAGATTTGATGTTCCTATTTTTGCTTCAGAAGATTTACTTGAAAACCCGGATATTATAAAATATTATGATAGCGATGACTTTATTAAATCTAATAAGTTTGATAGACCAATAGATAAAAAAGAAGCAGAAGAATTTAGAAAGATAATTGAAAACTTGAGTGCAAAAGAATTTTGGAAAAGATTAAAAGAAGAAAAATAA
- the fusA gene encoding elongation factor G, translating into MGKVVTIGLFGSTKSGKTILGEAILYKTGMITRMGDINQGNTTFDFDEEEKTRLISINLAVGYVKRDDSIIYILDVPGYIDFVGEQISGIEASDIAILNVSAVEGIEVGTEKIWEMISKKNLPSIIFINKLDSPDLNYRKVIDEIFSFLGNKAVLVNYPVFENGQFKGVKNIFSEDVSSGGEFSELFQKSMDTLAELDDAVMEKYLETGKLTKEEIAKSLKNGIVERTVFPVLFGSGLNQIGIEELIDFIFNFIPSTDEMPPLKGKNQDGQEVLVERKDTQVFTGIIFKTIFDPFAGRLSYIKVLSGKFFSNSQFLNSTKGVKERVGQLFRMQGRKQEPVEVVYPGEIVTAAKLNSQTFDTICDLNTNIIYEKPHIPEGAVSYSIAPKIKGTEDKLGNAIGRISEEDLTIRIFRDEETGETIISGMGDLHIDITVNKFKNKFGVEVEKGIPKIAYKETITATANAEGKFKRQTGGRGQYGHCFIKIEPLPRGTGFEFVDQIVGGAIPRNFIPSVEKGVRDAMKKGVLANYPIVDIRVILYDGSYHVVDSSDIAFQIAGSMALQKAVSEAKPVLLEPIVNVEIRVPSENVGDVIGTINSKRGKVLDMLSSGSFQIVKAQVPLAEMSNYTNELRSLTSGKGTFSMEFSHYEEVPSHIAAKIIEQRKKEKEEKT; encoded by the coding sequence ATTCTTGGAGAGGCAATACTTTATAAAACAGGTATGATAACAAGAATGGGAGATATTAATCAGGGAAATACTACTTTTGATTTTGATGAAGAGGAAAAAACAAGGTTGATAAGTATAAACTTAGCTGTTGGATATGTAAAAAGAGATGATAGTATTATATACATTTTAGATGTTCCAGGATATATTGATTTCGTTGGAGAACAGATTTCCGGAATTGAAGCATCTGATATTGCAATTTTAAATGTTTCAGCGGTAGAAGGAATAGAGGTAGGAACTGAAAAAATCTGGGAGATGATAAGTAAAAAAAATCTTCCATCTATTATTTTCATTAATAAACTGGATAGTCCTGATTTAAATTACAGAAAAGTTATTGATGAAATTTTTTCTTTTCTGGGAAATAAAGCAGTACTTGTGAATTATCCTGTTTTTGAGAATGGACAATTTAAAGGAGTTAAAAATATTTTCAGTGAAGATGTATCTTCTGGGGGTGAATTCAGTGAATTATTTCAAAAATCAATGGATACTCTTGCTGAACTTGATGATGCGGTAATGGAAAAATATCTTGAAACAGGAAAACTTACAAAAGAAGAAATTGCAAAATCATTAAAGAATGGTATAGTTGAAAGGACTGTTTTCCCTGTTTTATTTGGTTCAGGGTTAAATCAGATTGGTATAGAAGAATTGATTGATTTTATTTTTAATTTTATCCCTTCAACTGATGAAATGCCACCTTTGAAAGGTAAAAATCAGGATGGTCAGGAAGTATTGGTGGAAAGAAAAGATACACAGGTATTTACAGGTATAATATTTAAAACAATTTTTGACCCTTTTGCAGGACGTCTTTCTTATATAAAAGTTTTAAGTGGTAAGTTTTTTTCTAATTCACAGTTTTTAAACTCAACAAAAGGTGTAAAGGAAAGGGTTGGGCAATTATTCAGAATGCAGGGTAGAAAACAGGAACCCGTTGAAGTTGTGTATCCAGGAGAAATAGTGACCGCAGCAAAACTCAATTCACAAACATTTGATACAATCTGTGATTTAAATACAAACATCATTTATGAAAAACCACATATTCCTGAAGGTGCTGTATCATATTCAATTGCACCAAAAATAAAAGGAACAGAGGATAAACTTGGTAATGCGATAGGAAGAATTTCTGAAGAAGATTTGACCATAAGGATTTTCAGAGATGAAGAAACAGGAGAAACAATTATTTCAGGGATGGGAGATTTACATATAGATATTACGGTAAATAAATTTAAAAACAAATTCGGTGTTGAAGTGGAAAAGGGTATTCCAAAAATTGCCTATAAAGAAACAATAACAGCAACAGCAAATGCAGAAGGGAAATTTAAGAGACAGACAGGAGGAAGAGGACAGTATGGACACTGTTTTATAAAAATAGAACCACTTCCAAGAGGTACTGGTTTTGAATTTGTTGACCAGATAGTTGGAGGTGCAATCCCAAGAAATTTCATACCTTCTGTTGAAAAAGGTGTAAGGGATGCAATGAAAAAGGGAGTACTTGCAAATTATCCAATAGTTGATATAAGAGTTATTCTTTACGATGGTAGTTATCATGTTGTTGATTCTTCAGATATTGCCTTTCAGATAGCTGGTTCAATGGCTTTACAAAAAGCAGTCAGTGAAGCAAAGCCAGTTTTGCTTGAGCCAATAGTTAATGTTGAAATAAGAGTACCTTCTGAAAATGTAGGGGATGTTATAGGAACTATAAATTCAAAAAGAGGAAAGGTTCTTGATATGCTTTCATCTGGCAGTTTTCAAATTGTAAAAGCACAGGTTCCTCTTGCAGAAATGTCAAATTATACAAACGAACTACGTTCTCTTACCAGTGGAAAAGGAACTTTCTCTATGGAATTTTCTCATTATGAAGAAGTTCCTTCACATATAGCGGCAAAAATTATTGAACAGAGGAAGAAAGAAAAAGAGGAAAAAACATAA